The Corallococcus exiguus genome has a window encoding:
- a CDS encoding tetratricopeptide repeat protein, with protein MWTGLLLLVALAAGEPLEDARESFAAGRYAEAEQQALQAPPSGASLYLVGLARFRLGRPAEALEALEAAGHASDAPEPDAWNFNRGACLYALGRFAEAEEAFAHVREGAPLARVAWINAGFAAFDAGAPDRAAQWAERASPGASTAEALQVEELRALVSPAVNEGDEAYRQGLASFDAGRFDEARAHFLRAAERQPDSGRARLMAGASAWRMGSRAEAREDLTAALALTLTPLDRATAYQYLDLLSHGLRSSGPSLWVSASVGPGFDSNVLQVGVAARDVSGANADVVTASPFAEASVGISARFRLSDRLFAALSYGGSQRAYSESSVRDYSLQLHRATAAAEWEAARRVRVGLLAGGDIFFTGLADFRGLQASVNANAWLAWDETEHTSTRLDLGAAGKDGIGEEFAYLTGPRLDATLSQEWRLGPASITAWYRYRQDRIGTLEQSFTSEDASLVSQTYVIPFGFTGHAVGASSRWQPLPWLAASLDADVEWRRYLEDNALRVVTAGGDTETWDVRRRYDTRFVIIPSVSARLSSHLRLTARYELLVNRSNIDMRLTDDDPAACEGAEHLCHAYDATNGNYEKHGVMLQLEAVW; from the coding sequence GTGTGGACGGGCCTGCTGCTCCTGGTGGCGCTCGCGGCCGGGGAGCCGCTGGAGGACGCGCGCGAGTCCTTCGCGGCGGGCCGGTACGCGGAGGCGGAACAGCAGGCGCTCCAGGCCCCACCTTCCGGCGCCTCGCTGTACCTCGTGGGCCTGGCCCGCTTCCGCTTGGGCCGTCCCGCGGAAGCGCTGGAGGCCCTGGAGGCCGCGGGGCACGCTTCGGATGCTCCGGAGCCCGACGCCTGGAACTTCAACCGGGGCGCATGCCTCTATGCCCTGGGGCGCTTCGCGGAGGCGGAGGAGGCTTTCGCCCACGTCCGTGAAGGTGCCCCACTCGCCCGCGTGGCGTGGATCAACGCTGGCTTCGCCGCGTTCGACGCGGGCGCTCCGGACCGTGCCGCGCAATGGGCGGAACGAGCCTCGCCGGGTGCATCCACGGCGGAGGCGCTGCAGGTAGAGGAGCTGCGCGCCCTGGTCTCGCCCGCCGTGAACGAAGGGGATGAGGCCTACCGGCAGGGACTCGCGTCCTTCGACGCCGGCCGGTTCGACGAGGCCCGTGCGCACTTCCTGCGCGCGGCGGAGCGGCAGCCCGACTCCGGCAGGGCCCGGCTCATGGCGGGTGCGTCGGCCTGGCGCATGGGCTCGCGCGCGGAGGCCCGCGAGGACCTCACCGCGGCGCTCGCGCTGACGTTGACCCCGCTGGACCGCGCGACGGCGTATCAGTACCTGGACCTGCTCTCCCACGGACTGCGCTCCAGCGGCCCGAGCCTCTGGGTCTCCGCGAGCGTGGGGCCGGGCTTCGACAGCAACGTGCTCCAGGTAGGCGTCGCGGCCCGCGACGTGTCCGGCGCGAACGCGGACGTGGTGACCGCGAGCCCCTTCGCGGAGGCCAGCGTGGGCATCAGCGCACGCTTCCGCCTGTCCGACCGGCTCTTCGCGGCCCTGTCCTACGGCGGCAGCCAGCGCGCCTACTCTGAATCCTCCGTCCGGGACTACTCGCTCCAGCTCCACCGCGCGACGGCGGCCGCGGAGTGGGAGGCCGCGCGCCGGGTGCGCGTGGGGCTCCTCGCGGGCGGAGACATCTTCTTCACCGGCCTGGCGGACTTCCGGGGGCTCCAGGCCTCCGTGAATGCCAACGCGTGGCTGGCCTGGGACGAAACCGAACACACCAGCACGCGGCTGGACCTGGGCGCCGCCGGCAAGGACGGAATTGGAGAGGAGTTCGCCTACCTCACCGGTCCACGCCTGGATGCGACGCTGTCCCAGGAATGGCGCCTGGGGCCCGCGAGCATCACCGCGTGGTACCGCTACCGGCAGGACCGCATCGGCACGCTGGAGCAATCCTTCACCAGCGAGGATGCCTCCCTCGTGTCGCAGACGTATGTCATTCCGTTCGGCTTCACGGGCCACGCCGTGGGCGCGTCCAGCCGGTGGCAACCCCTGCCATGGCTCGCCGCCAGCCTGGACGCGGACGTGGAGTGGCGCCGCTACCTGGAGGACAACGCCCTGCGCGTCGTGACGGCCGGAGGAGACACCGAGACGTGGGACGTCCGCCGCCGCTACGACACGCGCTTCGTGATCATCCCCTCCGTGAGCGCCCGGCTGTCGAGCCACCTGCGGCTCACCGCTCGCTACGAGTTGCTGGTGAACCGCTCCAACATCGACATGCGGCTGACGGACGACGACCCCGCCGCATGCGAAGGTGCTGAACACCTCTGCCACGCGTATGACGCCACGAATGGCAACTACGAGAAGCACGGGGTGATGCTCCAGCTCGAAGCCGTGTGGTGA
- a CDS encoding DUF938 domain-containing protein — protein sequence MKRHAPATERNREPLLAVLREVLPTEGTLLEVASGTGQHAAFFAKAFPGLTWQPTDGDPSSLESIDAWRVEEGLANVLPARLLDASSDAWPVEHADAVLCVNMIHIAPWAACQGLMRGAARVLRPGGRLVLYGPYFVEGKETAPSNLAFDESLRARDPSWGVRELGAVTAEAARHGLQRERVVEMPSNNLTVVFLR from the coding sequence ATGAAGCGTCACGCCCCGGCCACCGAACGCAACCGCGAACCGCTCCTCGCCGTCCTCCGGGAGGTGCTGCCCACGGAGGGCACGTTGCTGGAGGTGGCGAGCGGCACCGGCCAGCACGCGGCCTTCTTCGCGAAGGCGTTCCCGGGGCTGACCTGGCAGCCGACGGACGGCGACCCGTCGTCGCTGGAGAGCATCGACGCGTGGCGCGTGGAGGAAGGGCTGGCCAACGTCCTGCCCGCGCGTTTGCTGGACGCGAGCTCGGACGCATGGCCGGTGGAGCACGCGGACGCCGTGCTCTGCGTGAACATGATCCACATCGCGCCGTGGGCGGCCTGCCAGGGATTGATGCGGGGCGCGGCGCGGGTGCTGCGTCCGGGCGGACGGCTGGTGCTGTACGGCCCCTACTTCGTGGAGGGGAAGGAGACCGCGCCGAGCAACCTCGCCTTCGACGAATCGCTCCGCGCGCGCGACCCGTCCTGGGGCGTGCGCGAGCTGGGCGCGGTGACCGCGGAGGCGGCGCGCCACGGGCTCCAGCGCGAGCGCGTGGTGGAGATGCCGAGCAACAACCTCACGGTGGTGTTCCTCCGGTAG